DNA from Agathobaculum sp. NTUH-O15-33:
GGTCGTGTTCCATCGGCGATTCGCAAGGATGCAAAGAAATCTCCGCCGAGCAATACCGATTCCTAACAAGTCGACAAAGAATAGGGCGCGGTATACTTTTATAATCCGCGCACGATATGGAAGCGGTCAATATAATGCGTGTACGGCGCAATAAAAAAGGCCCAGAATAGTACGTTTTAACGTCTATTCCGGGTCTTTTATGCATCTATTGATGGGTTACTTGTGACATTGATCTTACGTATTGCCTGATAAACCGATCGCTTTCTCTGCTTTTGATCAAACAGCAGCCTGTCCCGAAATTGTCTATGGAGCGCCGTACAGCATAAGGGCGGATTGCCCGCAGATCAGCAGCGTACCATCGACTTATATCTACGATATAGTCGGAGGCTCAAGTGCTGAATTTGTATTAAAAAACCCCTGTCTGAAAAACTGCGTTTTACTAGATGTTCAGAAAAAATTCCAGTCGATTTTTATTCTCTACAATCACTTAACTTAGTCAAATTGCTTTTTCACATGTCAATATAAAAGGCAGAGATTATGTAACCGTATCAAAGAGCCAATCTCTGTACTTTTTCAGGGCATTTTAAACACAATAGCAGAAGTATGGCATCCTCTACTATCTCTACGATGACCCGTCCAGTTTTTTCTCGCTTTAACATCTTTCCTCATTCCATTTCTATTCTATCAAAATAGTTTTCTAAAGTCAGGACGTAAGGTTGCGCTTTCGCAACGCGCACGTTGGTACGCTTCCGTGCACTATTTCCTCTGGGATATGAATCCCGATTACACGCTCTGTTAGGCAAGCAGCCGCCCGTTTCGGTACGGTCGGCTGCTTTTGTCACTCTGCGATGAATACCTTGATCTTATACTTTTCCAACAGCCGCATCCATTTCTCGTCCGGCTGGTGGTCGGTGACGATCGTCTGCACCGCATCGAAATCAGCCAGCTTCGGGAAGCCAAGCTTTTCAAATTTTGAGCTGTCGCAAAGCAACACCGTCTGCTTGGACGAGGCAAACATTGCCTTTTTAATATTGGCTTCGGATTCGATTGCGTCGAATACGCCAAATTTTTGGGAGATGCCGCAGCAGGAAAAAAAGGTCTTATCCGCATAGAAGCCGGTGCGGATCAGTGTTTCCGCTGTTTCACCCACGTAGGAGAGGTTGTTTTTACGCAGCGCGCCCCCTGTGCAAATGACGCGAACGCCCTCTTCATCGCATAGCTCCATCACCACCCGCTCGGCGTTCGTGATAACGGTCAGATCCTGCCGCCCCTTTAAATACTTGGCTACAAAAAGCGAAGTAGAGGAACCGTCTATGAAAATCGTTTCCCCTTCGGCGACCAGACCGGCGGCAGCGGCGCCGATGCGTTCCTTGACCTTGCCGTTGATGACCTCGCGCTCACCGACGCGCACCGTTTTTTCACCGGCGGTATCAGACAGGACCGCGCCGCCATAGGTGCGCTTGAGCCACCCCTGCCCCTCTAAAGTTTCAAGATCCTTGCGGACCGTTCCGGGGGACACGCCGAAGTGCTGACACAGCTCCACGCAGGTGACGCCGTGCCGCTCTCTGACCAGACCCACTATTTTTTGCCTGCGCTCTGCCGGTAATATCATACGAATCCCCGCCTTTACGATCTGATCAGCGCCAGCCTGACCGGCAGGATACGGCGCTGTTATGGTTATCTGTATCTTACTGACAATCTATCTGGCCGCCAACCGCCGGGCGCGCGCCTCCATTGATCCGCGGATCACATCGATCAGCACCGCAATGATAATGACAAGGCCGATCACGATAAACTGTGCGTCCGACTGCGCGCCAAGCAGCGTCAGGCCGTTTCGGATGATCGCAATGATCAGCGCGCCGATCATGGTGCCCACCATGGTGCCCTTGCCGCCGAGGAACGACGCGCCGCCGATGATGCAGGAGGCGATCGCATCGGTGTCGTACGGCTGCTGTGCGTTGGTACCGTTGGCGATACCGGTTCGTCCGACCAGCACGATACCGGCCAGCGCGCACATGAATCCCGACAGCGTATAGCAAAAGGTGAGCACGTTTGCCGAGTTGATACCCGACATGCGCGCCGCCTCCGGATTGCCGCCCACGCAGTAGATCGAACGGCCGAGCGCCGTGCGCGTCAAGAAAACATGCATGGCGGCGTAAATGACAATGACCACAAGAAAGCCGACCGGAAATACGCCGCCTATCGTGGCCGAACCCAGCCAAGTGACGCCGTCAGGAAAGTCGGACACCATTTTGGAATCGACCAGCATGAGCGCGACGCCGCATAATACGCTCTTCATGCCCATGGTGGAAACGAAGGGATGGGGCAGGTGCAGCCGGGTGAGCATGGTGCCGTTGATCCAACCGATCAGCGTGCCGGTGAGAATGGCCACGGCGATCAGGATAAACGGACTGGTCACGCCATGATTTTTCATCATACCCATCAAACAGCCGACCGTGATCGCATTCGCGCCAACCGACAGATCGATACCGGCCGTGATCAGGCACAGCAGCATGCCGACGCATAAAAGCGCGTTGCTCGTCGCCTGCTTCAAAACCGCCATCAGGTTGGTGAGCTTTAAAAAGTTCGGCGTGGCGATCGCCAAAATGACGCACAAAAGGACGAGCGCGATCAAGGTGCTGAGTTTGGACAATATCTTTTTCAGATTCTTTTTGGTCTGTTCGTTACTCATCTAAGTTCCCTCCCCAAGCGGCTTTCATCAGAGATTCCTGATTAAAATGTGCGCTGCCCCGCGGTACCGTGGCCATGATGCGCCCCTCCCGCATAACGATCACACGGTCGCTCATGCCCAATATCTCAGGCATCTCGGATGATACCATGATGACGCACTTGCCCGCCTTGACCAAATCGTTCATCACGTGGTAGACCTCTACCTTTGCGCCAACATCAATGCCGCGCGTCGGTTCGTCAAAAATGTATATATCAGCGTCCGAATTGATCCATTTGCCAATGACCACCTTTTGCTGGTTGCCGCCGGAAAGCTGGCCCACGATCGTATCCGTTCCCGGCGTTTTGATGCGCAGCGCGCTCACATTGTCTTTTGTGCGCTGTTCGATCTGTGTATGATTGAGAAACAGGCCCTTGCAAAAGCCCTTTAAATTCGCCAAAATCAGATTGGTGCGGACCGGCTGGGCCAAAACAAGCCCCTGCCCTTTCCGGTCCTCCGTCAAAAAGCCGATGCGGTGACGGATCGCCTGCTGCGGGCTCCTGATATGCACGGGCGCTCCGCCAATGAATACCTTGCCCTCATCCAGCGGATCCGCGCCGAAAACAGCGCGCATGGTCTCGGTCCGTCCCGCGCCCACCAGACCCGCGAAGCCGAGTATTTCTCCATAATGCGCTTCAAACGAAACGTCATGCAAAACGCCGTACGCAGTTAAGTGCTCGGCCTTCAGCGCAACGCCGCCCCGTTCCGCCGTCGCTTTGGGATACATATTATCCAGCGTGCGGCCGACCATCGCGGTGATCAGCGAATCGTTATCCCATTCGCCGATGTCCTTGGTCGCGATGTGCTCGCCGTCGCGCATAACGGTCACGCGGTCGCAGATTTCAAACAGCTCCTCCAGCTTATGTGATACGAATAGAATGGCGATGCCGCGTTTTTTCAGGTCGTTCACGGTCTGCATGAGCTGAGCGACCTCTTTTTCACCGAGAGACGAGGTCGGTTCATCCATAATGATGAGCTTGGCGTCTATCAGCACCGCCTTAGCGATCTCGATCATCTGCTGCACGCCCATGCCGAACGATCCGGCAGGCTTGGTCACATCCAGATCCTGCCCTAAAAAGTGCATGATCTCGCCAGCCTTTTTACGCATCGCACCGTAATCGAGCAGACCCAGCTTGTTTTTTATTTGATTGTTGATGAAAATGTTGTCGGTCACGCTCAGCAGCTTAACGATATTCAGCTCCTGATATACGCAGGCGATGCCCGCCGCTTTGGATTGGTTGGGATCGGCAAATTTGCACGCTTTTCCGTCGATCAAAATCCTTCCCTCATCCGCGCGGTGCACGCCGGTCAGCGCTTTGATAAGCGTGGACTTTCCCGCGCCGTTCTCCCCGATCAGGCCGTGCACCTCGCCGGGCCTGATCCGGAGCGACATATCGCGCAGCGCGACCACACCGGGGAAGCTCTTTGTCATGTGTTCCAGTTCCAATACATATTCACTCATTTTGCGGTCTCCTCCATGCTCCGATCGGGCCGGTTGAAAAGCGGCGCCCCGCATAAAAATATTTATGCGGGGCCGCCTTGCGCACGGGCAAGAAACGCTCTTGTCCGTTCTCATTTCAGCATTGCGGTGTAGCTTTCAAGCAGGTCGTAGCGCTCCTGCGCGTTTTCTTTATTGACGATCGAAGCGCCGGTGTCGATGAATGTGGGAATGGTCTCGCCTTTTGCCGCCTTCAGGCAGGCTTCCACGGATTTGTAGCCCATGCCGAAGCCGTCCTGTGCGACGGACAGCGTTTCGCGGCCGTCCAAGATCGCCTCGCACGCGGAGGTGATGCCGTCAAAGCCGACAAAAACAGTCTTTTCATAAGCCGGATTTCCCTTGACCGCGCGCGCCGCAGCAATCGCGTAATCATCGCCGCTGACGAGGACCGCGCCCACGCCGTCCGGGTAGTTCTGGGAAATGGATTCCATGATGGCCGCGGCCTTGTCCGGCGCAGAATCGCAGTACTGTACCTCGATCACCTTGCCGCCCGCGCCCTCAAAGCCCTTTTTATAACCGGCCAGCCGTGTCTCCGTTGTGGTATCGCCCTGCACGCCCATGATGCAGACCGCGGTCTTCTCGATACCGAGCTCGTCGCAGGCCTCAGCCGCCGCCTTGCCGCCTACCTCGCCCGCCGCCTCGTTGCCCGTACCGACGAAGGACAGGCACTTGTCGGAATCAATGTTGGTATCGACCGCCACGACCGGCACCGTGATATCCGCGATACGGGTAGCGACGGTATCCGCCTGTAACGGCGCGATCACAAACCCGTCAAACTCGCCCGAGCTGATTTTGGTCTCGATCATGTTCATCTGCTCGTCATACGCGATTTCGGACACTGCGCCGATCACCTCCACATCGATCCCCAGATCGATGCCCGCCTGCTTTGCGCCGGCGCCTATGTAGCCCCAGTACTCGGTTGCCAGCGTTTTTAGGATCACGCATAGCTTATAATCGCCATCGGCTTTCTGCGCGGTATCCGGCGCCGCTGTGCCGGTGTTCGCGGCGGCGTCGGGCTGCGCCGTCTTGTCTGTGCCCGTATCTCCGTTCGAGCAGCCCACCGAAAGCCCCATCATCATAAGCGCCATAAACATTGCCAGTTTCCGTTTCATCCTCATTTTCTCCTTTCCATAGTGACGAAGTTATTTAAAAGAAAGACTTTCCTTTCTTTTGCCACGTATTCTTTGCCGTTCATTGCTGTTCTTTATCGTTTCTCTGCGTTATGTTTCTTTCTTGATACGATTATAGGCGTATATTGACGGTTCCGAAAGGAAAATCTTGCGCAGTTCCATCATGTTTTTAACGATAAACTTTATCTATTTGTATTTTCTTGTTGATTTTAAGAGAATGCCGCCCGCTTTTATCCTATCGGCGCGGTAAATCTCTCAAAAAAAGAAGGGCGCGTTGCGGAAAATTTGCAACATGCCCTTCTTTGTGTGTTGTGAAACCGTCCACTTGTTAAACGCGTTTCCGGTAGGCGTGCCCCAGTGCGTCGGCCAACAGGATCGCATCATACACCGCGTCCGCGGTGACGGTCAAGTTTGTGTTAAAAATACTTTCGCCCGGCGCGGTCGCCTTTTCGGCCACCATGCGCATTTCAGCAGGCACGGCCTGTGCGATCCCCATATCCTCCAGCGTGATCGGCAGGCCGATGTCGTCTAAAAACGCGAACGCTTCCCACAGTTCGGTCTCGTCCGCGTTTTCCAGTACCAACTCGGCCAGCGTGCCGAAGGCTACTTTTTCACCATGCATGCAGTGGCAGGCCGGGTGCCAGGTCAGACCGTCGTGGATGGCATGCGCGGCGCTTTTGCCGCCGCTTTCAAACCCCACGCCGGAAAGCAGCGTGTTTGCTTCCACTATGTTTTCCAAAGCCTGCGTGCACACGCCGGCGCGCACCGCCTGCATGGCCCGCCGTGCGTCGCGCCGCAGCGTTTCCCAGCAGAGCCGCGCCATGCCCCCTGCGGTGAGCGATACCTTGCCGCCCGCGACCGTGTCTCCATTTGCCAGCACGCACCGCCGTGATTCGATATAGGTCGCAAACGCATCCCCGATACCGGCGGCAAGCAGGCGCGCGGGCGCGCGGCAGATGATCTCCGTATCCATCACAACCAGATCGGGATTGCGCCGCAGACGAAGGCGGCTTTCCAGCTGCCCCTTTTCATTGTAGATGACCGCGAGCGCCGAGCACGGCGCATCTGATGAAGCCGCCGTCGGCACGATACCGACCGGCACCCGTGCAAAGTGCGCCGCCGCCTTGGCCGTGTCCAATGTTTTGCCGCCGCCGATTCCGAGCACCGCGTCGCATTCCTTTTCGCAGATCAATGCGGCCACGCGCTCTATTTCCGCCGTACTGCATTCGGCGCCGCCCTCGATCAGTAAAAGCTCATCCTCTGACAGGCTCCGCCGCAGGGCCGCCGTGACCCGTTCTATTGTTTCTTCGCCGATCGTCGGGTTGACGACCGCGAGAAACCGGCTGCCGAAAGCCGTCAAATGCTCCTTCAGCTCGCTGAGCACGCCTCTGCCCTGCACATATTTCCCGGGAAAAATGCTTATATTCGCCATAACCGCTCCCCTTTATCAATCAAAAAGTCCGATCAGCCGCTCTGTAACACGGCGCCTTTTACCACCCTGCTTGCAGCGCGGCAAAGCGCTCATTAAAGATTGGCCGCACATATGGATTGCCCGGCAGGTTGCGGATGCACCATACGCTGTATTGCCAGTAGCCCGGCGCTGTGACGCAGGGATGATCCGCGTTCGGCGTGATCTTAACCGCCGTGTTGTTAGTCGTAACAAACGCCTTGTCTCCCACATTCGCAATGCCGAAGCCGTTTGCCGGATAATACTGAAAGAAAAACACCTCAGGCTGGGGGTGGTAGTGATTCGGATAACCGCCCCAGCGGCCCGGCTTGAGGATTACCTCGCCCAGCACAAGATTGGATGCCGGGCAATTATCCTGCGATATGATATCCCGCACCACGCGCTCAGTGCTGCCCTCCAGCGTGTCCGCGCCGCGGCGCACGTTTTTCGCATCCGCGGGCGTCAACAGCCGGGAGGAAAAAGCGCGTTCGTTTTCTGTTTGGTGTACGGTCAGCTCGCTATGGTCGGCATGTCCCTCTATGCGCACCGCCGCCCCGGCGGGCACGTGCAGGCAAAAGGGGCCGTCATCCCGCCACAAGCCGCGCTTGACGCGCACGCGCTTTCCATCCCAGCAGAACGTCACGTCGCCGCGCACGAGCAGGAACGCGCGCTCTTCGTGCGACGCGTCCTCATAGCATGTTTTTCCGGCAAGCAGCAGGAAACCGAACTCCATTTGCAGCTCACCGTCGCCAACCGACGGACCAGCCACCGGATTATAGCCCGGCCGGAACGGTGTAACGCCATCTTTTTTCATTTTTCAGCTCCTTCCTTTGCCGCCCGCGGTCCCATTGCCGCGGGCGGCCCAGCAGAAAATTAAGAAGAGGAAGAAGAGAGCGTTCAAGGAAGCAAATATTTTTCGTTCTCCGGCACCCAGATGCCGGGCAGCCATGTGTGCTGCATCTCAAACAGCGGAATGTACGGATTTGCTTTGTCGTCCCGGATACACCAGATGTAGTAAAGGTTATAGCCGGGCGCGCCCACACAGGGATGCACCTCGTTTGGATAAATGGTAACGGTCTCGTCGTCCTCCAAATAGACCGCGTCGTCTCCCAGACGCTGCAAGCCGAAACCGTTCGACGGATAGAACTTGAAATAATAGATCTCCGGCTGCGGATGGTAGTGGTTCGGATAGCCCGACCAGCGCCCCGGCGCGTGCACATCCTCGCCTAAAACAAGGTTGGAATCCGGGTTGATCGAACGGTCGATGATCGTGCGCCACACGCGCATGGCCGTGTCGTCATTTACGTTCTTGCCGCGCACCTTGGTCACCACATCCTGCGGGGTATAGAGCTTGGACGGAAAAATGCAGTCGTTATCCGTTGCGTGGCAGGCGATCTGCACCGTGTCGGAGCGGCCCGTGATCTTAACGGCCACGCCCGCTGGCACGGACAGGCACCACGGCTGCTCGTCGCGCCACATGCCGCGGCCCGCGCGCACGCAATGTCCCTCCCACTCAAAATCCACCACCCCGCCGATTAGCAGGTAGGCGCGTTCCTTGTCCTCACGGTTTTCATAAATAAGGCCTTGGTTCATCATCAGAATGCCGAAATCCATCAGCATCTCCGGATATCTGTCCGGATTTCCCATTTCTACTATGCTGTTATAGCCCTTATGATAGGGCTTGGTACCGGGTACTTTCATAAAGCGCAAGCCTTCTTTCTCAATCGTATGCCGTTTAAAATCCCATCTTTTCGCGCAGGAATTTGCGCGCGTTCATCGTATAGGTCAGCGGGTGGGCCTTGCTCGGGTCCTGCTCCGCCTCCACAACGACCCAGCCGCCCCAATTATGCCGGTCGAGAATGCCGAAGAACGTATCCCAATCGACCGCGTCGCCGTCACCCGGGGTGGTGAACATACCGGCGGTCACACCCTTGAGAAAGCTCATATTCTCGTCCCGCACGCGCTGCATGACCGCCCGGCGTCCGTCCTTGATGTGCACGAGCGGGATACGGCCGATATAGGTTTCCAGCAGCGCGCACGGATCCTCGCCCGCCGCGGCGGTATGTCCCGCGTCTAGGATCAAATGGACGAGCGCCGGGTCCGTGCTGTCCATCACGCGTGCAATGTCCCCGGCCGTTTGCACGCCGGTGCCCATGTGCGGATGAATACCGAACAGGATTCCCTTTTCCGCCGCCAGCCTGCCGCATTCGTTCAGCCCCTTTGCCAGCGCATCAAACTGCGCGTCCGTCAGCCGCGGCGGCGCGGGATAGAGCGGCACGTCGCCCGATAAATGAATGGTCACGCCGCATTCGCCCGCGCCGATGACCGGCGCGCCCATGGCGGACATAAAATCGAGGTGCTTTTGGAATCGCTCGATCGTTTCCTGCATCGGCCGCTGGGTGAAGCGCATGGAGAACCACGCGTTCGCAAGCTTGAGCCCGCGCAGGTCGAGTTCGTATTTCAGCAAGGCGGGATCGGTCGGGTACGCGCTGCCCAGCTCCAGCCCCTCGTAACCGCCCAGCGCGATCTCCGAAGCGGTCTGCTGCCATGTGATGTCTCCCGCCAGCTCCGGTTCGTCGTCGCTCATCCGGGAGATCGGCGAGCAGCCGATATGTACTTTTTTCGGATCCAGCATAGTCTTTTCTCCTTTTCTAAATGCTTTAATACTGGCGAACCAGCTTCAAGTGCTCGTCGATCTCTTGGCGCGCCTTGCGCACGCTCTCGTGCTCCGATACCTCGGCCAGACCGACGCGCCACCAGCTTTCATACCGCGGCAACCATGAGAACGGCTCGGTTTTAACGTCGATCAGGGTCGTGATCTCTTCCCGCTGCGCGTTTTGCAGCGCGGTTTGAAATTCCTCCAGCGTGCGGGCGGTATAGCCCTTTGCGCCGTAGCCCCGTGCGATCATCGCAAAATCGACCGGCACCTTGTCCTCGATCCAGCCCTTGGGCCGGTCGTTGCGATACCGGAAATCCGTTCCAAACGAGCAAACGCCGTTTGAGGTTTGCAGCTCGTGGATGCATTGATGTCCCATGTTATCGAAAACGATGATAATCAGCTTTTTGTGCTCCTGCAAGCTGGTATGAATATCCGAATGCGCCATGAAGAATACACCGTCGCCCAGAAGCGCGTAGACCGGCTGGTCCGGCGCGGCGATCTTCGCGCCCAGCGCGCCCGAGATCTCATAGCCCATGCACGAATAGCCGTATTCCAGATGATAAGTGCCCGGCTTATGAACGCGCCAAGCTTTTTGCAGCTCGCCCGGCAGACTGCCCGACGCGGCGACGATGATCGCGTCTTCCTCCACCCCACGGTTGAGCTGCTGCAATACCTCGGTCATGCGCAGGCCGTTCGGGTCCTTTCGCCGTTCTTGCGCCGCGACCTCATCGAGCCACGCCGCCTTTTCCTTTTCATACTCATCCGTATAGGCGGAGCGCCAGTTACCGTTTCGCAACGCTTCTGTAAGCTGCGAAAGCGCTTTTTTCGCATCCGCCTGCACGGAAACGCCGTCCATCTTAAAGGAATCAAAGCGGTTCAAATTGATCGAAATCAGCGTCGCGTCTTCCCGGAAGCCGCCCTTGGAGCAAGTGATAAAATCGTTCAGGCGCGCGCCGATCGACAGCACCAGATCGGCCCCTTGCAGCATACGGTTTGCCGCGGCGTTGCCCGTCGTACCGCCGCCGCCCATGTTATAGGGTTTCTCCCACGGGATCAGTCCCTTGCCCGCCGCCGTTTCAACCATGGGCACGCGGAAGGTCTCGCAAAAGTCCATCAGTTCGGCAGCCGCGTCTGCGTATCCAACACCGCCGCCGCAGATGACGACCGGCCGCCTGCTGGAAGCGAGGCGCGCCGCCAGCTTTTGCAGCTGTTCCTCGGTGACCGGCCGGCGGTCCACCGTCCAAACCCGCTTGCCAAAGAAGTAGTCCGGAAAATCATAGGCCTCTCCCTGCACATCCTGCGGCAGCGAAATGCAGCACGCGCCCGTCTCGGCCGGATCGGTCAGCACACGGAACGCGTTGAGGCACGCGGTCATCAGCTGTTCGGGCCGGTCGACGCGGTCCCAGTATTTGCACACCGCCCGAAAGGCGTCGTTCGTGGTCACCGTATAATTGGAAGCGGTCTCCACCTGCTGTAAAACCGGATCGGGCTGGCGGGTGGCGTACACATCCGAAGGGAAATACAGCGCGGGAATGCGGTTTACCGTGGCGGTCGCGGCGGCGGTCACCATGTTGGCCGCGCCGGGGCCGATCGACGAGGTACAGGCGTAGATCCTCATGCGGCCCATTTGCTTGGCGTAACCGGTCGCGATGTGCGCCATATCCTGTTCGTTTTTACCGCCGATAAAGGCAAAATCCGGATTGTCATAATGCGCCAGCGCCTCGCCAAAGCCTAACACATTGCCGTGGCCAAAAATGCCGATCACGCCGGTAACAAACTTGTTTTCCTTGCCGTCGCGTTCGATATATTGCTGATCGAGAAAGCGCACCAGCGCTTGCCCAACCGTCATACGAATCGTCTTCATAGGATTGCCGTCCTTTCCGTTACTTGATGATACCCGCGCAGCCGAGCATGGTCATTTTCTTTTCCGCCTCTTCCCGGATACGCTGCAAAGGCAGCCGGAACAGTTTGGAACGGTCGAACGCGGCCGCGTCCTTTTCAAACTCCTGCCGCAGCGTGTTGCCGAACGCCATACGCAGCGCGGTGCCGATATTGACTTTGGTCACGTGCGTTGGCAGCAGCGTTTGCATGTCCCCGTCCTTGATGCCGGTCGAACCGTGCAGTACGAGCGGAACCTCGGTCTCGCGCTCGATCTCATGCAGCAGGTCGAAATCGATCACCGCGTCCTGCGTTTCCATACGGTGCACATTGCCGATGGATACCGCCAGCCAATCCACGCCGGTCTCGCGCGCAAAGCGGCCCGCTTCCGCGGGATCGGTCTTTGCGGCGTGATACGCCGCGCCGCCCGCGCCGTCCGAGTAGCCGACCGCGCCGATCTCGGCTTCGACCGCGACG
Protein-coding regions in this window:
- a CDS encoding class II fructose-bisphosphate aldolase, which produces MLTLPKNKFQPFFTDLMTKAVQQNHIFAGFNVFSLDDAYEIVKAAEKIGAPVMLMVNKLAVDLFPIEMWADALNMLTRHASVPVCGHLDHTTDLTVLERACKAGFDSVMFDGSQLPLEENIRQTRQVVELAHGLGVAVEAEIGAVGYSDGAGGAAYHAAKTDPAEAGRFARETGVDWLAVSIGNVHRMETQDAVIDFDLLHEIERETEVPLVLHGSTGIKDGDMQTLLPTHVTKVNIGTALRMAFGNTLRQEFEKDAAAFDRSKLFRLPLQRIREEAEKKMTMLGCAGIIK